A genomic region of Photobacterium swingsii contains the following coding sequences:
- a CDS encoding TIGR03503 family protein has translation MPRLLILLLFLPLLSWGQESTQMSWLDNRFRVDPTVDQVSFMVKRDKESNSVVLVRPDGTKYYAWRHPDNVSWYEEQGIDIISIENPMPGPWQAVGRVTPKNKIDVLSNLRLDIDDLPSRLYQSETLKFTARLLQNDQLLTSRDFLDRVKLQVEFLEYVENPDELPEKSRPSPIILGEFADDGIGFDEYPGDGVFTIALPVDIQPGKYRARVSSRNGIFLRTFEQQVLIYPPPLTADFIQGRDQVEPHQFVVTPEMGAIVPGSLAAHIEQVDPEGKSTITQGHATGEQEGLKFTIPNIGEPGQYAWSGWLYATDLLNNRELIFGLPTKHFAIQAELQLDRNLEDFRHQQQLKAQAEEDARLAAERAQARSKAMKVIIGGNIVLIVLVVAGGFIWRKWKTKKVIAQALDEVESEGDSAEEEAKSA, from the coding sequence ATGCCACGGTTATTGATATTGCTGCTATTTCTACCGTTACTTTCTTGGGGGCAAGAAAGTACGCAGATGTCATGGCTCGATAACCGTTTCCGTGTTGATCCGACTGTTGATCAGGTTTCTTTTATGGTGAAGCGCGACAAAGAGAGTAATTCTGTCGTGCTGGTTCGCCCTGATGGCACTAAGTATTATGCGTGGCGCCACCCTGACAACGTATCCTGGTACGAAGAGCAGGGGATCGATATTATTTCTATCGAAAATCCAATGCCCGGGCCATGGCAAGCTGTTGGGCGTGTAACACCTAAAAATAAAATTGATGTCCTATCGAACCTTCGCTTAGATATTGATGACTTACCATCTCGCCTTTATCAATCAGAAACGTTGAAATTTACTGCGCGCTTACTACAAAATGATCAGTTGCTCACGTCTCGTGATTTCCTTGATCGAGTAAAGCTGCAAGTTGAATTTTTAGAATACGTCGAAAACCCTGATGAACTCCCTGAAAAATCCCGTCCAAGTCCGATTATCTTGGGTGAATTTGCGGATGACGGTATTGGGTTTGACGAATATCCTGGTGATGGCGTGTTCACTATTGCACTACCAGTCGATATTCAACCAGGAAAATACCGAGCTCGGGTATCATCGCGAAATGGCATATTTTTACGAACATTTGAACAGCAAGTTTTGATTTATCCGCCCCCTTTGACGGCTGATTTTATTCAAGGGCGTGATCAAGTGGAGCCTCACCAGTTTGTGGTGACGCCTGAGATGGGAGCAATTGTGCCTGGCTCCTTAGCGGCTCATATTGAGCAGGTCGATCCCGAAGGCAAGTCAACAATTACCCAAGGCCATGCGACAGGTGAGCAAGAAGGGTTGAAATTCACCATTCCTAATATTGGTGAACCCGGTCAGTACGCTTGGTCTGGTTGGTTGTACGCGACAGATTTACTGAATAATCGTGAACTGATTTTTGGTCTGCCGACAAAACATTTTGCGATTCAGGCTGAGCTACAGCTGGATAGAAACTTAGAAGACTTCCGTCATCAACAGCAACTCAAGGCACAGGCGGAAGAAGATGCTCGCTTAGCTGCAGAACGAGCACAAGCTCGCTCAAAGGCGATGAAGGTCATTATTGGTGGCAATATTGTTTTGATTGTCTTAGTGGTCGCTGGTGGCTTTATTTGGCGTAAGTGGAAAACGAAAAAAGTAATAGCACAAGCCTTGGATGAAGTGGAAAGCGAAGGCGATAGCGCGGAAGAAGAGGCAAAATCCGCTTAG
- the fadE gene encoding acyl-CoA dehydrogenase FadE, which produces MVTFVYLLGLIGLIGLLAYHRANLRTFTLAIAAGLAIGTALNVTGQFSWLAFLVLAIPLNIPSVRKQLLSKPALGMFKKVMPEMSRTEKEAIDAGTVWWEADLFRGAPDWNKMHDIPAPRLSAEEKAFLDGPVNEVCRMTNDYQITHELADLPPEIWQYLKDHKFFAMIIKKEYGGLDFSAYAQSLVLQKLTGVSGVLSSTVGVPNSLGPGELLQHYGTEEQKNHYLPRLAEGKEIPCFALTSPEAGSDAGSIPDFGIVKKGMWQGEEVLGMELTWNKRYITLAPVATVLGLAFKLFDPDHHLGDEEELGITCALIPTDIHGVKIGRRHFPLNVPFQNGPTQGEKVFVPISFIIGGQEMAGQGWRMLVECLSVGRGITLPSNATGGLKTAALATGAYARIRRQFKLPIGKMEGIEEPLARIAGNTYVMDAASSLTVAGIDLGEKPSVISAIVKYHCTHRSQQSVIDAMDIAGGKGICMGPSNFLARGYQGAPIAVTVEGANILTRSMIIFGQGAIRCHPYVLAEMNAAYNDNEEQALNEFDNSLFGHVGFVISNVVRSFWFGLTDGRGSSAPRKDQTTRYYQQLNRYSANLALLADISMVVLGGSLKRKERLSARLGDVLSQLYLASATLKRFSEEGEKKDDLPLVHWGMQDALHQTEQALDQFLRNFPNRPVAGLLRIVLFPTGLGRQKPTDKLDHKVARILQTPCESRSRLGRGQFFEAVENNAVGMMEKTLKDILAAEPIYDRVCQAAGKKYPFMQLDKLADTGLSLNAINEQEAELLRNAEIGRLRTINVDDFDPQELAAAPLQADKPMGNAA; this is translated from the coding sequence ATGGTCACTTTTGTGTACCTGCTCGGTCTGATCGGTTTAATCGGGTTACTCGCCTACCATCGCGCGAACCTACGTACTTTTACGCTCGCTATTGCAGCGGGTCTCGCTATTGGCACTGCGCTCAATGTCACGGGGCAGTTTAGCTGGCTAGCTTTCTTAGTCTTGGCTATCCCTTTAAATATTCCATCGGTGCGCAAACAGCTACTCAGTAAACCCGCTTTAGGCATGTTTAAAAAAGTGATGCCGGAAATGTCACGCACTGAAAAGGAAGCCATTGATGCCGGCACTGTGTGGTGGGAAGCTGACTTGTTCCGCGGTGCACCTGACTGGAACAAAATGCATGATATTCCCGCGCCACGCTTAAGTGCAGAGGAAAAAGCTTTTCTTGACGGCCCTGTCAATGAAGTGTGTCGCATGACCAACGACTACCAGATCACCCATGAACTCGCAGATTTACCCCCTGAAATTTGGCAATATTTAAAAGATCACAAATTCTTCGCCATGATCATCAAGAAAGAATACGGTGGTTTAGATTTCTCTGCTTATGCGCAATCTCTTGTCCTGCAAAAACTGACCGGTGTCTCGGGGGTACTATCGTCAACCGTCGGTGTGCCTAACTCTTTAGGCCCAGGTGAGTTGCTGCAACACTACGGTACGGAAGAACAGAAAAATCACTACTTACCTCGCCTTGCAGAAGGCAAAGAAATTCCTTGTTTCGCACTGACCAGTCCTGAAGCGGGATCTGATGCAGGATCTATCCCTGATTTTGGTATCGTCAAGAAAGGCATGTGGCAAGGTGAAGAAGTACTAGGGATGGAGCTAACGTGGAACAAGCGTTACATCACACTGGCTCCTGTCGCGACTGTGCTTGGTCTCGCTTTCAAACTCTTCGATCCTGATCACCACCTCGGTGATGAAGAAGAGCTAGGTATCACCTGTGCGCTTATTCCAACCGATATTCACGGGGTAAAAATCGGTCGCCGCCACTTCCCGCTCAATGTGCCGTTCCAAAATGGACCAACTCAAGGTGAAAAAGTCTTTGTGCCTATTAGCTTTATTATTGGTGGGCAAGAGATGGCCGGTCAAGGCTGGCGTATGTTAGTGGAATGTTTATCGGTCGGGCGTGGTATCACCTTACCGTCAAACGCCACTGGCGGTTTAAAAACGGCTGCACTCGCTACAGGGGCGTATGCTCGTATCCGTCGCCAATTCAAATTACCTATTGGTAAAATGGAAGGTATTGAAGAACCATTAGCACGTATTGCTGGTAATACTTATGTTATGGATGCCGCGAGTAGCCTAACGGTTGCTGGGATCGATCTTGGTGAAAAACCCTCGGTGATTTCCGCTATCGTCAAATACCACTGTACCCATCGCAGCCAACAGAGCGTGATCGATGCAATGGATATCGCGGGTGGTAAAGGCATTTGTATGGGACCAAGTAACTTCCTCGCGCGGGGTTACCAGGGGGCACCAATTGCCGTTACGGTAGAAGGCGCAAACATTCTCACTCGATCCATGATCATCTTTGGACAAGGTGCTATTCGCTGCCATCCTTATGTGCTGGCGGAAATGAATGCGGCCTATAATGATAATGAAGAACAGGCTCTCAACGAGTTTGATAACTCACTGTTTGGCCATGTTGGCTTCGTGATCAGTAATGTTGTGCGTTCTTTCTGGTTTGGTTTAACGGATGGTCGCGGTTCAAGCGCACCACGCAAAGATCAAACAACCCGCTATTATCAACAGCTCAACCGCTATAGTGCCAATCTTGCGCTACTTGCCGATATTTCTATGGTTGTCTTAGGCGGTTCACTGAAACGTAAAGAGCGTCTATCTGCACGATTAGGCGATGTACTGAGTCAACTCTACCTAGCGTCTGCCACACTGAAACGCTTTAGTGAGGAAGGTGAGAAAAAAGATGACCTACCGTTAGTTCACTGGGGAATGCAAGATGCATTACACCAAACAGAACAAGCCTTAGACCAGTTTTTACGTAACTTTCCGAATCGCCCTGTCGCAGGCTTATTGCGTATTGTCCTTTTCCCTACGGGGCTTGGACGTCAAAAGCCAACCGATAAATTAGACCATAAAGTCGCTCGTATTTTACAAACACCGTGTGAAAGTCGTAGCCGCTTAGGTCGTGGTCAATTCTTCGAAGCTGTCGAAAACAATGCAGTGGGTATGATGGAGAAAACCTTGAAAGACATCTTGGCTGCTGAGCCTATCTACGATCGCGTCTGCCAAGCTGCAGGAAAAAAATACCCATTTATGCAGCTAGATAAATTAGCGGATACAGGCTTAAGCCTCAATGCAATCAATGAGCAAGAAGCCGAGCTATTACGTAACGCTGAAATCGGGCGACTCCGTACTATTAACGTCGACGATTTTGACCCGCAAGAACTCGCAGCAGCACCATTGCAAGCCGATAAACCTATGGGCAATGCCGCATAA
- the dauA gene encoding C4-dicarboxylic acid transporter DauA, producing the protein MLLFHALRQAWEEGFSFSKIRADLIAGITVGVVAIPLGMALAIAVGVPPQHGLYTVIVAGLLAALFGGSRFNITGPTAAFVVILLPITQQYGLSGLMLATLMSGMILVVMGVLRLGQLVAYVPYPVTTGFTAGIGLVIAFLQLKDLLGLQVATNPVHFPEKVMAYAHALPTVNGADAAVGIATIAIFIGWAKLKTRIPPHVVALLTGTVIALFVNNMTGSHVGLLGEKFQYQIGDLIGQGIPQVLPQFILPWGDDGMNWALVMDLLPAAFTIAMLGCIESLLCAVVADGMTGKKHNPNAELVGQGLANMVVPFFGGIPATAAIARTATNIRAGGFSPLSAIVHALFVLAAMIVLAPALSYVPMSALAGLLIMVAWNMSEAPHFVHTLKVAPRRDVAVLLTCFSLTVVFDMVVAVVVGLLLAGVLFIQRIASLTTVSVSQSHQHLELGDDVVVYDINGPLFFAASEKAFAVIDNTLSNTRAVVLDFTDVTTIDITAIHALENAVDRIRDYPVYLYGVAPHVAVKLTNAGVLMGENIALVADVAALRQQLAQNADNVSVQESTPATVSLYTAGTGA; encoded by the coding sequence GTGTTGTTATTTCATGCTTTGCGACAAGCGTGGGAGGAAGGCTTTTCTTTCTCCAAAATTCGTGCTGATTTAATTGCGGGTATTACCGTAGGTGTTGTAGCTATTCCATTGGGTATGGCTCTAGCGATTGCTGTGGGCGTTCCGCCGCAGCATGGTCTATATACGGTTATTGTCGCTGGTTTACTGGCTGCTTTATTTGGTGGTTCTCGTTTTAATATTACGGGTCCCACAGCGGCGTTTGTCGTTATTTTATTACCGATCACTCAGCAGTACGGCTTATCTGGCTTGATGCTGGCGACGTTAATGTCAGGCATGATTTTGGTTGTGATGGGGGTATTACGCCTTGGTCAGTTAGTGGCGTATGTACCTTACCCTGTGACCACGGGATTCACAGCGGGTATTGGCCTTGTGATTGCGTTTTTGCAGCTGAAAGACTTGTTGGGTTTACAGGTTGCCACTAATCCTGTTCATTTTCCTGAAAAGGTGATGGCGTATGCACATGCGCTGCCTACGGTTAATGGTGCGGATGCTGCGGTAGGTATAGCGACTATTGCGATCTTCATTGGTTGGGCTAAGTTGAAAACCCGTATTCCACCGCATGTTGTAGCTTTGCTAACCGGTACTGTTATCGCTTTATTTGTGAATAACATGACAGGATCGCATGTCGGCTTATTGGGTGAAAAATTCCAATATCAAATTGGTGACCTAATTGGTCAAGGTATCCCACAAGTCTTACCTCAGTTTATTTTGCCTTGGGGTGATGATGGCATGAACTGGGCCTTGGTCATGGATTTGTTACCAGCGGCTTTCACTATTGCGATGTTAGGCTGTATTGAGTCTTTACTTTGTGCTGTCGTAGCCGATGGTATGACAGGTAAAAAGCATAACCCGAATGCCGAGCTAGTGGGGCAAGGTTTAGCAAACATGGTAGTACCATTCTTTGGTGGTATTCCAGCCACTGCTGCTATTGCACGTACCGCAACCAATATTCGTGCTGGTGGTTTCTCACCATTGTCAGCGATAGTGCATGCGTTATTTGTGCTAGCGGCCATGATAGTGTTGGCGCCGGCTTTGTCTTACGTACCGATGAGTGCTTTGGCGGGCTTGCTGATTATGGTTGCTTGGAATATGTCTGAAGCGCCGCATTTTGTTCATACACTCAAAGTTGCCCCACGCCGTGACGTTGCGGTTTTGTTGACCTGCTTCAGCTTAACTGTAGTGTTCGATATGGTGGTTGCCGTCGTCGTGGGCTTATTGCTTGCGGGTGTACTGTTCATTCAACGCATTGCGAGTTTGACAACGGTTTCAGTCAGCCAATCTCATCAACACCTAGAATTAGGTGACGATGTGGTGGTTTATGATATTAATGGCCCGTTATTTTTTGCCGCCAGTGAAAAAGCCTTCGCTGTGATCGATAACACGCTCAGCAATACACGCGCTGTGGTACTGGATTTTACCGATGTAACAACCATAGATATTACGGCGATACATGCTTTGGAAAATGCGGTAGACCGTATCCGTGATTATCCCGTGTACCTTTACGGTGTCGCCCCACATGTGGCAGTAAAACTGACCAATGCCGGTGTGTTGATGGGTGAAAATATTGCGCTAGTGGCGGATGTTGCAGCATTACGTCAGCAATTAGCGCAAAACGCTGACAATGTCTCGGTTCAGGAGTCGACACCTGCGACTGTTTCTTTGTACACTGCTGGTACTGGCGCGTAA
- the lpcA gene encoding D-sedoheptulose 7-phosphate isomerase → MYQDLIRAELTEAADVLNRFLSDDKNMADIEAAAKLLAESFKQGGKVLSCGNGGSHCDAMHFAEELTGRYRENRPGYPGIAISDPSHLSCVSNDFGYDHVFSRYLEAVGSTGDVLFGLSTSGNSGNILKAIEAAHAKGMKVIALTGKDGGKMAGLADVEIRVPHFGFADRIQEVHIKIIHILIMLVEKEMAAE, encoded by the coding sequence ATGTACCAAGATCTTATTCGTGCAGAGCTAACCGAAGCTGCTGACGTATTAAACCGCTTTCTAAGTGATGACAAAAACATGGCCGATATTGAAGCGGCTGCTAAATTACTGGCTGAGTCTTTCAAGCAGGGCGGTAAAGTATTGTCATGTGGTAATGGTGGCTCTCACTGTGATGCTATGCACTTCGCAGAAGAATTGACGGGTCGATACCGTGAAAACCGCCCTGGTTACCCTGGTATCGCGATTTCCGATCCAAGTCATCTGTCGTGTGTAAGTAACGATTTTGGCTATGACCACGTATTTTCACGTTACCTAGAAGCTGTTGGCTCAACGGGTGATGTGTTGTTTGGTTTATCAACATCAGGCAACTCAGGTAACATCTTAAAAGCGATTGAAGCGGCACATGCGAAAGGCATGAAAGTGATTGCATTAACAGGTAAGGATGGCGGTAAAATGGCTGGCCTTGCGGATGTTGAAATTCGCGTTCCACACTTTGGCTTTGCTGACCGTATTCAAGAAGTACACATTAAGATCATTCACATCTTGATCATGCTTGTTGAAAAGGAAATGGCCGCTGAATAG
- a CDS encoding class II glutamine amidotransferase — protein sequence MCELLGMSANVPTDICFSFTGLMQRGGNTGPHRDGWGITFYEGKGFRTFKDPNPSCKSRIAELVQEYPIKSCAVVSHIRQANRGGVCLENTHPFTRELWGRYWTFAHNGQLTGYQSLATGRFQPVGDTDSEMAFCWLLNQLEAKFPKRPTDSDELYSFMAQCCDELRQLGVYNMLLSDGDDVVTYCTNNLHWITRRAPFGQASLIDEDVTIDFNQETTPNDVVTVVATQPLTNDENWHKMAAGEMNVFHFGEQIFHQVSSQ from the coding sequence ATGTGTGAATTGCTTGGCATGAGCGCCAATGTGCCAACCGATATTTGCTTCAGCTTTACTGGCTTGATGCAACGAGGGGGAAATACCGGCCCACATCGTGATGGCTGGGGGATTACCTTTTACGAAGGGAAAGGCTTTCGTACCTTTAAAGATCCTAACCCAAGCTGTAAATCGCGTATCGCTGAGTTAGTGCAGGAATACCCGATAAAGAGCTGTGCTGTGGTCAGCCATATTCGTCAGGCGAACCGTGGTGGTGTCTGTTTAGAGAATACTCATCCATTTACCCGTGAGCTGTGGGGACGATATTGGACTTTTGCTCACAATGGTCAATTGACAGGTTACCAATCGCTCGCGACAGGGCGTTTTCAGCCTGTGGGCGATACAGATAGTGAAATGGCTTTTTGTTGGTTACTGAATCAACTTGAGGCGAAATTCCCTAAGCGCCCAACGGATTCTGATGAACTGTATAGTTTCATGGCACAGTGCTGTGATGAACTGCGTCAGCTTGGCGTGTATAACATGCTACTGAGTGATGGTGACGATGTGGTGACATATTGCACTAATAATTTGCATTGGATCACCCGCCGAGCACCGTTTGGTCAAGCATCATTGATTGATGAAGATGTGACTATCGACTTCAATCAAGAAACAACACCGAATGATGTCGTGACTGTTGTTGCGACCCAGCCGCTGACCAATGATGAAAATTGGCACAAAATGGCGGCAGGCGAGATGAATGTTTTCCACTTCGGTGAGCAAATCTTTCACCAAGTGTCATCGCAATAA
- the purN gene encoding phosphoribosylglycinamide formyltransferase has protein sequence MKNIVVLISGNGSNLQAILDACDNGAIANAKVAAVLSNKADAYGLERARQAKVDALHLSAADFSDRETFDKAMIDKIDAYQPDLIILAGFMRILSGDFVRHYQGKMINIHPSLLPKYPGLHTHQRALDAGDAEHGTSVHFVTEELDGGPVILQAKVPIFADDKVENIFSRVQEQEHRIYPLVANWLINGRLAMINGQAVLDGNILASHGYATDD, from the coding sequence ATGAAAAATATCGTTGTTCTGATCTCAGGAAATGGCTCGAACCTTCAAGCAATCTTAGATGCTTGTGACAATGGCGCGATTGCAAATGCAAAAGTCGCCGCTGTACTATCTAACAAAGCAGATGCCTATGGTTTAGAGCGAGCTCGACAAGCAAAGGTCGATGCTTTACACCTCTCTGCCGCTGACTTTAGCGATAGAGAAACCTTTGATAAGGCGATGATTGATAAAATCGATGCCTATCAGCCTGACCTCATTATACTTGCTGGCTTTATGCGGATCCTAAGTGGCGATTTTGTTCGCCACTATCAAGGTAAGATGATTAACATTCATCCCTCGCTACTGCCTAAATACCCAGGGCTTCACACACATCAGCGTGCATTAGATGCCGGTGATGCTGAACACGGTACCAGTGTGCACTTCGTGACTGAAGAGCTCGACGGTGGCCCGGTAATTTTACAAGCTAAAGTGCCTATTTTTGCTGATGATAAGGTAGAAAACATTTTCTCTCGTGTCCAAGAGCAAGAGCACCGTATCTATCCGCTGGTCGCAAACTGGTTAATCAATGGCCGGCTTGCCATGATTAATGGACAAGCCGTGTTAGATGGTAATATTTTAGCGTCGCATGGTTACGCCACCGACGATTAA
- the purM gene encoding phosphoribosylformylglycinamidine cyclo-ligase: MSGNNSSLSYKDAGVDIDAGNALVDRIKGVVKRTRRPEVMGGIGGFGALCSLPTKYKEPVLVSGTDGVGTKLRLAMDLKQHDTIGIDLVAMCVNDLIVQGAEPLFFLDYYATGKLDIDTAAAVVAGIGEGCVQSGCSLIGGETAEMPGMYHGEDYDVAGFCVGVAEKSEVIDGTKVKAGDALIAVGSSGPHSNGYSLIRKIIEVSNADLNEELEGKSLAEHLLTPTKIYVKSTLKMMESCDVHAISHITGGGFWENIPRVLPEGTKAVVDGSSWQWPSIFNWLQQAGNVETYEMYRTFNCGVGLVIALPQEQAAQAIEILKAEGENAWLLGEIANVGAGEEQVEIK; encoded by the coding sequence GTGAGCGGCAATAATTCTTCTCTTAGTTACAAAGATGCTGGTGTTGATATCGATGCGGGTAATGCATTGGTTGATCGTATTAAAGGTGTGGTTAAGCGCACTCGTCGTCCTGAAGTCATGGGCGGCATTGGTGGTTTTGGTGCTTTATGCTCACTACCAACCAAGTATAAAGAGCCAGTATTGGTATCAGGCACCGATGGCGTAGGAACAAAACTACGTTTGGCGATGGATCTGAAACAACACGATACCATTGGTATCGACCTTGTTGCTATGTGTGTGAACGACCTTATCGTTCAAGGCGCAGAGCCGCTATTCTTCCTTGATTACTATGCGACAGGCAAACTCGATATCGATACAGCAGCGGCTGTTGTTGCGGGTATCGGTGAAGGCTGTGTGCAATCAGGTTGTTCTTTGATCGGTGGTGAAACGGCAGAAATGCCAGGCATGTACCACGGTGAAGATTACGACGTTGCGGGTTTCTGTGTCGGTGTTGCTGAAAAATCAGAAGTTATCGATGGTACAAAAGTAAAAGCTGGCGATGCGCTAATCGCAGTTGGCTCAAGTGGCCCACACTCAAACGGTTACTCGTTAATCCGTAAAATCATCGAAGTTTCAAATGCGGACCTAAACGAAGAACTTGAAGGCAAGTCATTAGCAGAACACCTGCTAACACCGACTAAGATTTACGTTAAGTCGACCCTGAAAATGATGGAAAGCTGCGATGTTCACGCGATTTCTCACATTACAGGTGGTGGCTTCTGGGAAAATATCCCGCGCGTATTACCTGAAGGAACAAAAGCCGTTGTTGACGGTTCAAGCTGGCAGTGGCCATCAATCTTCAACTGGCTACAACAGGCTGGTAACGTTGAAACTTACGAAATGTACCGTACTTTCAACTGTGGCGTTGGCTTAGTTATCGCACTCCCTCAAGAGCAAGCAGCACAAGCAATCGAAATTCTAAAAGCAGAAGGCGAGAATGCTTGGTTGCTAGGTGAAATTGCCAATGTAGGCGCTGGCGAAGAGCAAGTTGAAATCAAGTAA
- the upp gene encoding uracil phosphoribosyltransferase, whose protein sequence is MKVVEVKHPLVKHKIGLMREGDISTKRFRELATEVGSLLTYEATADFETEKVTIDGWNGPAEIDQLKGKKVTVVPILRAGLGMMDGVLEHMPSARISVVGIYRDEETLEPVPYFNKLASNIDERIALVVDPMLATGGSMIATLDLLKEKGCKSFKVLVLVAAPEGIAALEKAHPDVELYTAAIDEKLNDKGYIVPGLGDAGDKIFGTK, encoded by the coding sequence ATGAAAGTCGTTGAGGTTAAACACCCGCTAGTAAAACATAAGATTGGCCTTATGCGTGAAGGTGATATCAGCACTAAGCGTTTCCGTGAATTAGCGACGGAAGTTGGTAGCTTGCTGACTTATGAAGCAACGGCAGACTTCGAAACGGAAAAAGTGACGATTGATGGTTGGAATGGTCCAGCAGAAATCGATCAACTGAAAGGTAAAAAAGTAACAGTAGTGCCAATTCTTCGTGCTGGTCTAGGCATGATGGATGGCGTACTTGAGCACATGCCAAGCGCACGTATCAGTGTTGTTGGTATCTACCGTGACGAAGAAACACTAGAGCCAGTACCTTACTTCAACAAACTAGCATCTAACATTGATGAGCGTATCGCACTGGTTGTTGACCCTATGCTGGCAACTGGCGGTTCTATGATTGCAACACTGGATCTTCTTAAAGAGAAAGGCTGTAAATCATTCAAAGTACTAGTACTTGTTGCTGCGCCTGAAGGTATTGCTGCACTAGAAAAAGCGCACCCTGATGTTGAACTTTACACCGCTGCAATCGATGAGAAGCTAAACGATAAAGGTTACATCGTTCCAGGTCTTGGTGATGCAGGTGATAAAATCTTCGGTACTAAATAA
- a CDS encoding uracil-xanthine permease family protein, with amino-acid sequence MMQVLQGAQMLFVAFGALVLVPLLTGLDPNVALFGAGIGTLLFQVITKRSVPIFLASSFAFIAPIMYGIQTWGVASTMGGLMMAGIVYVLMGAVIKVRGVGIIHKLLPPVVVGPVIMVIGLGLAPAAVNMAVGKSGDGGIQLVNGDAAIWISAASLLTTIAFSVFAKGFFKLVPIMAGVVAGYCVSLGFGVVDFTPVTQASWLAMPNFTFPEFNINAVLFMIPVAIAPAVEHVGDMLAISNVTGKDYLKKPGLHRTMAGDGIATIAASMFGAPPNTTYSEVTGAVMLTKAFNPIIMTWAAVTALVLAFVGKLGAVLQTIPVPVMGGIMILLFGSIATVGLNTLIKNQVDLHKARNLVIVAVTLVFGIGGMAFGIGEFSLQGVSLCGIVAILLNLVLPNDLGESHVVDNAQIDSIEK; translated from the coding sequence ATGATGCAGGTACTCCAAGGCGCACAAATGTTATTTGTCGCATTCGGTGCATTAGTGCTGGTTCCGTTACTGACTGGCCTCGACCCCAATGTCGCCCTATTTGGTGCGGGTATAGGTACCCTTCTTTTCCAAGTGATCACCAAACGCTCTGTTCCTATCTTCCTCGCTTCATCTTTCGCTTTTATTGCTCCTATTATGTACGGCATCCAAACTTGGGGTGTGGCTAGCACCATGGGTGGCCTTATGATGGCGGGTATCGTATACGTCTTGATGGGCGCGGTGATTAAGGTACGCGGTGTAGGTATCATCCATAAATTGCTACCTCCTGTTGTCGTTGGCCCTGTGATCATGGTGATAGGTTTAGGCCTAGCACCTGCTGCAGTCAACATGGCGGTGGGTAAAAGTGGAGACGGCGGTATTCAACTGGTAAACGGTGACGCTGCCATTTGGATTTCAGCAGCTTCTCTATTAACCACGATTGCATTCAGTGTTTTCGCAAAAGGCTTCTTTAAGCTAGTACCTATCATGGCGGGTGTCGTGGCTGGTTATTGTGTGAGCCTAGGGTTTGGTGTTGTCGACTTCACACCTGTTACACAGGCAAGTTGGTTAGCGATGCCTAACTTCACTTTCCCTGAGTTCAATATCAATGCCGTGCTATTTATGATCCCTGTTGCGATTGCACCTGCGGTAGAGCACGTCGGGGATATGCTGGCCATTTCAAACGTTACTGGTAAAGACTACCTGAAAAAGCCGGGCCTACACCGCACAATGGCAGGCGACGGAATCGCAACCATTGCAGCATCTATGTTTGGCGCGCCACCAAATACTACATACTCAGAAGTTACGGGCGCAGTAATGCTAACCAAAGCCTTTAACCCTATCATCATGACATGGGCAGCCGTAACGGCACTGGTACTGGCGTTTGTGGGTAAACTTGGCGCAGTACTACAAACTATCCCCGTTCCTGTAATGGGCGGCATCATGATTCTACTGTTTGGTTCAATTGCTACCGTCGGCTTAAACACACTGATTAAAAACCAAGTTGATCTTCATAAAGCACGTAACCTAGTGATTGTGGCCGTCACCTTAGTATTTGGTATTGGCGGTATGGCTTTTGGTATCGGCGAATTCAGCCTTCAAGGTGTAAGTTTGTGCGGTATTGTCGCTATCTTGCTTAACCTTGTGTTACCCAACGATCTCGGTGAATCACACGTTGTTGATAATGCACAAATTGATAGCATTGAAAAATAA